From the Silurus meridionalis isolate SWU-2019-XX chromosome 5, ASM1480568v1, whole genome shotgun sequence genome, one window contains:
- the cabp2b gene encoding calcium-binding protein 2 isoform X4 produces the protein MGNCTNPEKHKLKKERDLRPEEIEELRDAFKEFDRNKGYVSCRDLGECMRTMGYMPTEMELIGLSQQLGGGKIDFEEFVELMGPKMLAETADMIGLKELKDAFKEFDSNGDGQITVSELREAMKKLLGEQFNSRDIDEIIRDVDLNGDGQVNFEEFVRMMSR, from the exons ATGGGAAATTGCACCAATCCAGAGAAACACAAATTAAAGAAG GAGAGGGATCTTCGTCCAGAGGAGATAGAAG aGCTGCGGGATGCTTTTAAAGAGTTTGACAGGAACAAAGGTTATGTCAGCTGTAGGGACCTGGGTGAGTGCATGAGGACTATGGGATACATGCCGACAGAGATGGAGCTCATTGGGTTAAGTCAGCAGCTCG gtggGGGAAAAATTGACTTTGAAGAGTTCGTAGAACTGATGGGCCCTAAAATGCTTGCAGAAACAGCAGACATGATTGGActcaaagaattaaaagatgcCTTCAAAGAG TTTGACTCGAACGGTGACGGGCAGATCACCGTTAGCGAACTGAGGGAAGCCATGAAGAAACTACTGGGAGAGCAGTTTAACTCGAGAGACATTGACGAGATCATCCGAGATGTGGATCTTAACGGAGACGGCCAAGTAAACTTCGAag agTTTGTAAGGATGATGTCACGTTGA
- the cryba1l1 gene encoding crystallin, beta A1, like 1, with amino-acid sequence MYRFSRSNMMYPMMHSGMGMAPFFKVTVFEQEHFQGKCQEFTSECCNIQQCGFDNIRSIRVESGAWVGYEHHDFQGQQFVLERGEYPHWDSYCGNLAYHVERFMSFRPIFCAAHQSSRMTIYEKENFLGRCTEVCDDYPSLQAMGWCGMEVGSMHVQCGAFVCYEFPGYRGRQYIMECEKHSGDYQHWKNWGSHSQTPQIQSIRRIQH; translated from the exons ATGTACCGGTTCAGTCGATCCAACATGATGTATCCCATGATGCACTCTGGCATGGGCATGGCACCATTCTTTAAA GTGACCGTATTCGAGCAGGAGCACTTTCAGGGCAAGTGTCAGGAGTTCACTTCGGAGTGCTGCAACATCCAGCAGTGTGGCTTCGACAACATCCGCTCCATCCGTGTGGAGAGTGGCGC GTGGGTGGGTTATGAACACCATGATTTCCAAGGACAACAGTTTGTCTTGGAGAGAGGTGAGTACCCTCACTGGGACTCCTACTGTGGAAACCTGGCCTACCACGTCGAAAGATTTATGTCCTTCAGGCCCATCTTCTGTGCC GCGCACCAGAGCAGCCGTATGACGATCTATGAGAAGGAAAACTTCCTGGGTCGTTGTACAGAAGTGTGCGATGACTACCCCTCCCTGCAGGCTATGGGCTGGTGTGGAATGGAAGTGGGCTCCATGCATGTGCAGTGTGGCGC ttttgtgtgtTATGAGTTCCCAGGATACAGGGGCAGGCAGTACATCATGGAGTGTGAGAAGCACAGCGGAGATTACCAGCACTGGAAGAACTGGGGCTCCCATAGTCAGACTCCTCAGATCCAGTCCATCCGTAGGATCCAGCACTAA
- the cabp2b gene encoding calcium-binding protein 2 isoform X3: protein MGNCTNPEKHKLKKSVPENKGLTNVSGSGSLGPEVSDEENVVHHEFKQPLNALLQNCNMLHNIVGPACIFLRQAFSQAQLERDLRPEEIEELRDAFKEFDRNKGYVSCRDLGECMRTMGYMPTEMELIGLSQQLGGGKIDFEEFVELMGPKMLAETADMIGLKELKDAFKEFDSNGDGQITVSELREAMKKLLGEQFNSRDIDEIIRDVDLNGDGQVNFEEFVRMMSR, encoded by the exons ATGGGAAATTGCACCAATCCAGAGAAACACAAATTAAAGAAG AGTGTACCTGAGAATAAAGGTTTGACCAATGTATCTGGGTCTGGATCACTTGGACCTGAAGTATCCGATGAGGAGAATGTGGTACACCATGAGTTTAAGCAGCCTCTGAACGCGTTGCTTCAAAACTGCAATATGCTTCACAACATCGTCGGACCTGCGTGCATCTTCCTCAGGCAGGCCTTCTCTCAGGCTCAGCTT GAGAGGGATCTTCGTCCAGAGGAGATAGAAG aGCTGCGGGATGCTTTTAAAGAGTTTGACAGGAACAAAGGTTATGTCAGCTGTAGGGACCTGGGTGAGTGCATGAGGACTATGGGATACATGCCGACAGAGATGGAGCTCATTGGGTTAAGTCAGCAGCTCG gtggGGGAAAAATTGACTTTGAAGAGTTCGTAGAACTGATGGGCCCTAAAATGCTTGCAGAAACAGCAGACATGATTGGActcaaagaattaaaagatgcCTTCAAAGAG TTTGACTCGAACGGTGACGGGCAGATCACCGTTAGCGAACTGAGGGAAGCCATGAAGAAACTACTGGGAGAGCAGTTTAACTCGAGAGACATTGACGAGATCATCCGAGATGTGGATCTTAACGGAGACGGCCAAGTAAACTTCGAag agTTTGTAAGGATGATGTCACGTTGA
- the cabp2b gene encoding calcium-binding protein 2 isoform X1, translating to MGNCTNPEKHKLKKVRYQPSFNAIVCFRMHLEQLGTYYGLALIELKTFYPFAVILAQFLLRCLLLITLYVLTDIWPHYKSVPENKGLTNVSGSGSLGPEVSDEENVVHHEFKQPLNALLQNCNMLHNIVGPACIFLRQAFSQAQLERDLRPEEIEELRDAFKEFDRNKGYVSCRDLGECMRTMGYMPTEMELIGLSQQLGGGKIDFEEFVELMGPKMLAETADMIGLKELKDAFKEFDSNGDGQITVSELREAMKKLLGEQFNSRDIDEIIRDVDLNGDGQVNFEEFVRMMSR from the exons ATGGGAAATTGCACCAATCCAGAGAAACACAAATTAAAGAAGGTAAGGTACCAACCAAGTTTTAATGCTATTGTGTGTTTCAGGATGCATTTAGAACAGTTAGGAACATATTACGGTCTGGCACTTATTGAACTTAAAACTTTCTATCCTTTTGCTGTCATTTTAGCACAATTTTTGCTTAGATGTTTGCTCCTAATCACATTATATGTCTTAACTGATATCTGGCCCCACTATAAGAGTGTACCTGAGAATAAAGGTTTGACCAATGTATCTGGGTCTGGATCACTTGGACCTGAAGTATCCGATGAGGAGAATGTGGTACACCATGAGTTTAAGCAGCCTCTGAACGCGTTGCTTCAAAACTGCAATATGCTTCACAACATCGTCGGACCTGCGTGCATCTTCCTCAGGCAGGCCTTCTCTCAGGCTCAGCTT GAGAGGGATCTTCGTCCAGAGGAGATAGAAG aGCTGCGGGATGCTTTTAAAGAGTTTGACAGGAACAAAGGTTATGTCAGCTGTAGGGACCTGGGTGAGTGCATGAGGACTATGGGATACATGCCGACAGAGATGGAGCTCATTGGGTTAAGTCAGCAGCTCG gtggGGGAAAAATTGACTTTGAAGAGTTCGTAGAACTGATGGGCCCTAAAATGCTTGCAGAAACAGCAGACATGATTGGActcaaagaattaaaagatgcCTTCAAAGAG TTTGACTCGAACGGTGACGGGCAGATCACCGTTAGCGAACTGAGGGAAGCCATGAAGAAACTACTGGGAGAGCAGTTTAACTCGAGAGACATTGACGAGATCATCCGAGATGTGGATCTTAACGGAGACGGCCAAGTAAACTTCGAag agTTTGTAAGGATGATGTCACGTTGA
- the crybb1l1 gene encoding beta-crystallin B1 → MSTSDDKKTTSQTDGKAGPTKKSDMGMAYKMFVFDQENFQGKMIEINAECVNVCAMGMDRVRSLRVECGPFVGWEQMNFCGEMYILEKGDYPRWDSWSNCQKNDYLLSFRPVRMDPEKHKICLYEVGDYKGRKMEIMDDDVPSLYSYGFTDRVGSIFVSCGTWVGYQYPGYRGSQYLLEKGDYRHFNEYGARCPQMQSIRRLRDMQWHPHGCYTMASK, encoded by the exons ATGTCTACCAGCGACGATAAAAAGACCACCTCCCAGACCGACGGCAAGGCTGGTCCGACCAAGAAGTCTGACATGGGCATGGCTTACAAG ATGTTCGTGTTTGACCAGGAGAACTTCCAGGGCAAGATGATCGAAATTAACGCTGAGTGCGTGAACGTGTGTGCGATGGGCATGGACAGGGTGCGCTCACTTCGTGTGGAATGCGGCCC TTTTGTGGGCTGGGAGCAGATGAACTTCTGCGGAGAGATGTACATCCTGGAGAAGGGCGACTACCCTCGCTGGGATTCCTGGAGCAACTGCCAGAAGAACGACTACCTGCTGTCTTTTAGACCTGTCAGAATG GACCCTGAGAAGCACAAGATCTGCCTGTATGAAGTGGGTGACTACAAGGGCCGTAAGATGGAGATCATGGACGACGATGTGCCCAGTCTCTACTCTTACGGCTTCACTGACAGAGTAGGGAGCATTTTCGTCAGCTGTGGAAC ctggGTGGGCTACCAGTACCCTGGCTACCGTGGCAGCCAGTACTTGCTGGAGAAGGGCGACTATAGACACTTTAACGAGTATGGAGCTCGCTGCCCTCAGATGCAGTCCATTAGGCGTCTCCGTGACATGCAGTGGCACCCACATGGCTGCTACACCATGGCCAGCAAGTGA